The Haematobia irritans isolate KBUSLIRL chromosome 1, ASM5000362v1, whole genome shotgun sequence DNA segment GTTAAATCTCTGCTTCTTGGAAAAGAAAACGGTTCTCTAGGTCTTGATAAAGGCGAGTATATCCTTCAGATTACAGTCCAGTACCTCAGTAATATCGCGAAAGAAAAAGAAAcctagtatcttgtttcttctgaaaGATAATGCCGGACACAGAAAGTGATAAGAGTTTTCTGTAGCCTCCAAGGCACCATCTACATATCATCGGTCATTAAGCCAatccttataaaaatttaataaacaaaaaataaaaattaaacaccGACTCCTGTCAGAAGAATTCGTTAACCAGAACATAGGAAGTACTTTAtttcgaaacgaaattttcgaaaaaaaaatcaattttttggtcTAAAAATTCGTTACatagaaaatggaaaaaaatatatatacatatttaaccaATATCTCTAATTTGTTTATTGTTTCGTTTAGTCTTAGCTTGAATCCCACCATAAGACATACTTTATGGTCTCAGCTTATTGGTGGTATTTTCTATTGGACACAAACAAATGCCGTATCCCAGAATATGATTCAGCGTTACTTGGCCTTACCCACATTGAGTTCTGCCCGTAAGGCTTTGGCATTATTCTGTTGTGGAGTTCTTCTCTTGATGGGACTATGCAGTTATAATGGATTACTAATGTATGCCACCTACAAGCAATGTGATCCTTTGACAACAAAGGTTGGTATttccaataataaaaattagtaaatattcagacaaaaaaatataaaattaaattattaaatcaatttgaaattattacaTCAAAAGTGAAGATGGGGTggcatcaaaattatattaatttagttgtttcatattttaaattgtttCGTTAATTACAGTTGGCTAAGGCCAGAGATCAACTATTACCATTATTCGTAATGGAAACATTGGGACAATATCCAGGTTTGACAGGCCTTTTTATTGCTGGTGTCTTTAGTGCTGCCTTGAGTTCTCTCTCAACGTGCTTAAATTCCATGTCTGCTGTGGTCttagaagatttcgtcaaacCCTTTGTTAATCGTCAACTTTCGGAAACTGCCATTAATTGGATTATGCGTTCAGTTGTAGTATCGGTGGGAACATTGTGTGTATTTTTGGTGTATATTGTGGAGCACATGGGTACAGTTCTTCAATTGACAATGAGCTTGGAAGCCATCACTAATGGTCCACTATTGGGTATATTTACCATTGGCGTATTTATGCCATGGATAAATGGaaatgtaagtaaaaaaaacattttctaattttttgtaaatgcaGTCCagcaagaataaataaattcaagatGTTTAAAGATTCAAAATAAATAGTCAAGTAGAAGAATTGTAATCTGCTGCTCTAATATAATTCCAGAGCAATGATGCTCTGGGTAGTCCATACAAAAGTTTTGTTCAGTTCTAAAGGAAAACATAATTTATCCAGATTTTTATTGaagtacagaaaatgttttcacttCACTACACATATTTAAGTTTTATTACGGTCACAATTCACAATAATTTGCTATTGTGattgaagtaaaaattataaaagaaacatagaccaattaaaatagagacatactttgacaattcaccatggttttgtttatttgcagtgcgcagtcattccacacaattgcgcagtcaagtgactcaatttctttttttcaaaaaggagaattaccgtacaaattagtcaatttgcattacaaaaaaggtgtggatgtatagaattttatatgcttttacaatatttggtgtttcatcaagaaaacaaaggaaagaaaacaatttaaagtcaaattaaaaaatcactcaattgcagacgaaaaagagccctctacggtgtgcagacaaactacagcgctgtgaattcacttgagatgtctataccttccttggtctatgaaaGAAATCCTAGTGATATTATATATTGTCTGAATTAAAACCTCAAAATTAATAGGAAAACGATTGAGGTCCTCTACAATTTGACTTTTCAGAGCACAATACTCTTAATACTTACTccttttaaggtgggtattaagttcgagtttagccgctaataaaaaaaatgtataaaattctaTCTGTTTGATGCTAATTTTATTAtgtcttgatggggaatagctcaaagcaacttttcacaaagcttatattctttaaaatggattatcaaagaaaagtaatcgtgaaaaatggtgATTTTAgagcacacaaaatttttttttctggttcaatcacgaaattaattgatccaattaattttttaattgaaatgtcttcaatcacagaaatgatagtatcaattaaaaaattaagtgaaggtcaattaaaaaattaattgatccaattaaaaaattaattgatacaattaatttttgtgattgatttttgtttcaattaaaaaatttgttgaatcaattaaatttttaattgaatattttttaaaactcaattaaaattttaattggaaaaattttcgtgaaatttttttctgtgaggctaaactcgatcttaatacccaactTTATTCACTGAATGCTCCTTGATTTACATTAGAAATGTTAATATCCCCTAATGATGCTACTGCATGTATTCCTTTGACATTCTATTTCTTCACTTTCTATCTAGAGTGCAATTCTTGGTGGCGTTGTAGGCGTAATTGGAATGTCCTGGTTAAGTTTAAAGGCTCAATGGGCAGTAGCCTCTGGGGCTATGGTATACGAAACAAAACCTCTTACGGTTGAGCATTGTGATTATAAATTTGATCCATCTCTATTAGTAACAACAATGAATTCCACTTTATCATCCCAAGCTTCAGAGTAAGTAGATCATTTTTCTTGACAAAAAAATCTGTCATCTtcttatactttttttttggttttgtagagATATCTTTCCTGTCTATCGAATttcatacatgtggtatacatgTTTGGGTGCTTGCATTACCATGGGTGTAGCTATCGGCTGTCACTTTATATTTGGTGGTAATGATCCCAAAAAAGTTGACCAGTCCTTGTTGTCACCGTGTatacgaaaatatttcaaaagtgATGAAACTTATGTGCATACAAAGGTAAATTGAAAAAAGCTCTTCCATGGctgagaatttttacaaaaattgcaatAGTTCATAATATGACCTAAATATCCTTTGTATTATTTCGATATGGGCATTATCAATCATAAATATTATTGGAGAATGAGAATTCTCCATAGATATGCTACATCATCGGGATGTTTAATTGTATATTTCTTGatgtttcttttattttctctgtttttttaggacattataaaagacattccactaaaaaagaaatttgatgCTGAAGTAGCTTTATAAAGTTTATCAACTCTACTACTGAGACATCGATTAACCGGTATTAGTTATATCAATTCTTACAATTTCCATTTAAGTAAAAGatgtaattaaaaaagttaaatattttattgtaaatacaTACGTTTCAAAAactttggaaattaaaaatattcctcttACAGTATAAGTATAGAAAGTatttaagttttacatatagcaAAAATGTAATAGCATTAAGGAAATCAAGGCAAAGTggcatatataatataatactatataaaaattaaattttaaaaatataataataggttACCAAAGGTAATGTAAAGAACCAAAACCAAAGATTGAAGTTTTCATTTTTGACAGAAATGTATGGGGAATTTTTTTgtgaccaaaaaataaaaattatccaaaataaattaatttagctaTTTTCAGCAATATTGTCTAACTATGTGTATCCATctcatatttgaaatttttggattAAATCTTTCCTACGCTCCTGACCTACACAAATcagttttgtccacattttcaaGCGAAATTTATAGACTCTCCTGATGAATTCCAGAGAGAAGTTTctttcttaagtctttcgttttaTTTATGGGAAATTAGATATTTCGATTGTTCTCTATAAATTCACCATAACCAGAGGGCCGTAAATaagtcaatatttcaatatattatcGGCAGAATAGCATTTTCATCAACTTTATTGAAGAtgatataacaaaaatagtgaaaatatgATAGCCTTTCATATTCAAGGGTCTTAAGCTTAGACCTATTAACCACATTAACTGATTTGTAATGATTTATAACTTTTCCATATATCAAATTCTATCTATTTTGCAATTCCGCTTCGTAAATCTACAATGGATATgtgataaatattttgtaatggcATTGATACCAAACACATATTTCAATCTATCTTAAGCATCCATCTTTGTAATGGATAGTTCTTTTGGATTGCATGTCTGTATCAAATTTGATGGGTGAATCTGTTTTAAGGACGTTATCAAGATTCTAACTATATGTCTATTAAGAAATGACTCGTGAAATATGGGCGAGAACTTATAAACAGACAAACAAATACCGAATATCCAAGATTAAAACTTCATCTCATATCAAATTTCActcccacacacaaaaaagagggtgaattgatttcattgaTTAATGAATGCCATTGATGCTACCAACGGTGACGATGATGATGGCGATGGCGATGGTAGTGTAGTTACTTATATACAATACTTGGATTTTGAACAAACTGTTGGAAGACCAATTCCATGGTCTTCACTATCTTGGGTGGTGTTATTACAACATTCGTTTATCATTAGGCCATGTCgaggacacaattttcaattaccTCCACTGATGATGGTTATTCGCATATTAATGTGTCTGTAGAACTGGTTGCACATATAATCGAAGGTCTatataaaccaaaaaaatacaTCGATGCTTAGCAGATAATGGAAAAGTAATGGCATTAACCAAAGGTTGACTACTATATAGGATTGTAGACGATGGAGGTTTGCCATTACTCCCGTATCTTGGGAGAATTTAGAATGATGATAATGTAATAACTAaggaatattaattttatatgttttttgtgATTTTCTCACATTCCTTATGAGGGGCTATTAGCTGTTTATGTCCCACTTACTGTTGGTGTGGTTGaactttaattaaaatgccatcattcgaatttgaaattctCAACTCGTAAATAATTACGATGAAGTTTctttcttaagtctttcgtttcgTTAATGGAGGGGCCAATCAACAAACTCGTGTAACCCCATCATAATCATTATCATGCTCTTGTTTGTATTATAGTCTTGTATTCCTGCTTAGTTAATCAACTTAGTTTTCCTCACCATCACGACATTAAAgaaaataagaagaaaaaaagatgtCTTCGATTCTTTTCCCAGATGGATGACAAGTGCGATTTATGTCTATGACCTTTAGAACGTGGAAATCGCATGTCTTTGTTGTCGATGACACACCAGAGCAGTAGTGAAGGCATTATTATCGTCCCCGCAATGTTGCGGCGTTTGTCTACCATCATCGCAAAATGTGGAGAAAAACATTCTGAATGCTTTGAAGTAAGGTCAATTAGATACAAGTTTTTTGTGTGTTACCGGACATTTGATAACCACCACAATGAGCATTTGGGCGCAGCATGGATTTACTTACAAGCAAAAACCTATGTTTTTCTCTTACTAATTTGCCTTGGTAACATAATCGTATTTTAATGAGGTCCCTCATATTTCTTTTGCCAAgtagattttatttatgttctagataaaatttcaactttGGCAGTTACTTTGctggttttataaaaaaaattagataacACTAACGAactaaaatcttgattttttttctattgccaGATGTCATAGAGGACTACGTGGTGAAATCAAAAGctcagtttcaaaaaaaaaaatcgatattcctatttttcaaaatttttatttggtaaCTTTCCAAAATTCGATTTCAAGTTTTTAGAAAGGCTTGAATTTGCCAATGACATTAGCTTCATTTCGCTTTAAACCGGCGTACAAATATCATTTGATGTAAATTCACCTCCTTTctctctataaatatttttacaattaatttaCAGCAAGCGTCTTTGCTATACTCTCGTGGTAAGTGGATGTCGTTGGCATTGACCAAGAGTAAAGATAGCATGTGCCATGGATTTATAATGTTCCATTCCATGTTAATGCGTGTAACGCATGAATCTGTCATGAAGATGATGCTGGCGATGATGTTTTCTCAAATGACCTTGAACCATTGGTAGCGCAACCAATTGAAGTGAAGTGGCCACGCTCTGAAGTAGATCGCTGTCGAAATGTCTTCACAAAAGAGTGTGAACTAAAAACaatgcaagaaaaaaaaatacaaacgctTGAACAAAATATCTTCAAATATATCACTCTTGATTTCTGCTGGTAAGCCAGCAGTTCATTGATGAACGCGAAACGTCTGAACAATTGCCACTTAAGGGGCTTAATCATGGGATACACCATCTCAGCACCGATGTCATGCTAGTGTCGAAGAAGCTGAAGCAGTAGCACGGAAACGAATTTGAAAAAATGCTAACGTCTTGTGTCGTAGTTTGGTTGACTGTtccttgtttgttgttgttatttttcgaGAGTAATATCAattgattttgttgttgtttttttttttttaattttattattttatttcgtcCAAAAAGAGACAATGCAATTACACCACATTAAGAGTGTGAGTTAGTCTCTGGCGAAGGCAAAGGGATTTTCTCAAGTGTTTTGCAAAACTGAGTGTGCAATTATCTCCCATGAaatgaatttgttttaaattgagatggatttatatttaaataatgttatcatTATTCATTCACACCAAGCCATGGTATTGAAtaaaagtaacaacaacaaaaaaaaaacaaatttatgcaGCCATCGCTTCCAAAGATTGCAGAAGGGAGGAAATCGTGGTTTGAGGGCACTTAAGAAGGCTGCACCGTTACAGTTTGGTAGCTGGTTTTGTGATGATGCTCTTGTTGTTGACCCAGTTTTCCAAGTGATACTgcaaaatgttaactttttgtTTGGGGTTTTTTGGTCTAACCACCCGGCATGAATGAACAATTAAAGCAGACAATCTGTCAGCTTGTCTCTCGAAGCAGCACCATTTGGCTGGGCTAACTCACGGTTCTATGAGCACACAAATCACAATGGGACAAAACATCAAAACAAATGAGAGGAGCTAAGATGAATCGTCGAATATATCAATGGCATTTACATATTTCCATATGTTTTCATCTATATTTTTGTTGGTATATTAAGGTGGGTTAAATTCTAGTTCGAAAAAAGACCAATTAAAGGTCAATACCCTTTTTAGAGCTTATGACTAGAATGTAAGGATATTTCGCAAATATATCCACtgtttaatttcaaataatgTGTTTTAGATTTATTCGTAATTCGTAAGTTAACTTACAATCGATttataccacactgaaaaaactatcGATTTAATATGTACAATCttacaacctaaattttacgacacgtaatttacaaggacaaatttctttgaaataaagaaattttaaaataaagaaagttcataatctttgatttaaagatttttaatttaaatttaggacacaaatctttcaAAATTTGCGTGtcttcgttaaagtcgtatgtctatgtattaaggcaaattttccttaaagttaggacgattttttaattttaaagattagtctttaaattaactgagaatagaatctttggattaatgatggttaggttaggttaggttatgtggcagcccgatgtatcaggctcacttagactattcagtccattgtgataccacattggtgaacttctctcttatcactgagtgctgcccgattccatgttaagctcaatgataagggacctcctttttatagccgagtccgaacggcgttccacattgcagtgaaaccacttagagaagctttgaaaccctcagaaatgtcaccagcattactgaggtgggataatccaccgctgaaaaactttttggtgttcggtcgtagcaggaatcgattccacgaccttgtgtatgcaaggcgggcatgctaaccattgcaccacggtggctcccaattatATGTAACATTAATGATACAAAGGCTTCCgatataggctaatacttattttgaggatattgcatctttagtttaaagaaaatattgtttactttcaagtataaaaatattcaagtaTATTTTataatgtgaattttttaactgacttttatttgtacatgaatagctttGTTAGTACATCGCAAAAagccaataaaaatatgaaaaatgaaatatgtaCATTACACCCCAAAAATAGTGGACCCATCATGAAAAAAATGTCGGTttattttagacaattttaactaaaatagtttttaatagcaACATGTTACATATAAGTTTATACTTTTAatcaaatggaagaaaatttataaaaataataatttttttcagttgtttaagaaaattgtgaatgaaaaaatggattaaaaattgttaaaatgtctttagcgccaaACGAAATTCAAGGTacgattttagtaaaatttgctcatttgagagacttatgtatAGAAATGCATAGACAAAAAATGAGGGGACAAACTACAGTGCTGTGAATTGACTTGATCATTTcttggtctatatttatatgtaCCTCCACTCTGATGATCAAagctatttgcaaaaaaaaaatatatatccaaatgtaaaatacacacaaaatttcaaatattttatctatGTGGGGCAGTTTCAACCGAAGTGTGTCCAAAGAGAATTTAGAAAATAAGAGACAGGCAAGAACAGCAAAACATGTGAAAACCACATCGTCACAAACTTCATGACCTTATGGCAGTTTTACAAtgacaaaaaaagaaatacctCTTAATACTAAATGCTCGTTGTTGTGCTATCACAATGCAAACAACGTAGTTTACaaaagtaaactacattatgggaaaaatgaactatctcgtgcga contains these protein-coding regions:
- the bumpel gene encoding solute carrier family 5 member brother of rumpel; this encodes MTDVDNIISQLQHFTWPDYVVFVAMFILCIFIGIYFGFMNKSSGESDYLMGGRNMLVLPIALSLVASFISGITLLGLPTEIYSYGIQYLYVSLGVISMGFIMAIYYLPVFHELNITSTYEYLESRFDRRLRMFGSVMFTIMNIGYLPIVIYVPALAFNQVTGVAVHTITPIVCIICIFYTTLGGLKAVVWTDVVQIISMIGALILVAVKGSMDIGGASKVFESAWDSGRIEPPDLSLNPTIRHTLWSQLIGGIFYWTQTNAVSQNMIQRYLALPTLSSARKALALFCCGVLLLMGLCSYNGLLMYATYKQCDPLTTKLAKARDQLLPLFVMETLGQYPGLTGLFIAGVFSAALSSLSTCLNSMSAVVLEDFVKPFVNRQLSETAINWIMRSVVVSVGTLCVFLVYIVEHMGTVLQLTMSLEAITNGPLLGIFTIGVFMPWINGNSAILGGVVGVIGMSWLSLKAQWAVASGAMVYETKPLTVEHCDYKFDPSLLVTTMNSTLSSQASEDIFPVYRISYMWYTCLGACITMGVAIGCHFIFGGNDPKKVDQSLLSPCIRKYFKSDETYVHTKDIIKDIPLKKKFDAEVAL